The uncultured Devosia sp. sequence TGACGGGCACGAAAAGCCCAAAAGGCAGCCGTGCAGCCTTGTCGGCGTCGGAGAGGTTGGGCGCAAAGAGGAAATAGAGCGTGATGCCGATCAGGGCGACGGGCACAACGACGTCGAGCACGCTGACATCGATCTGCTTGACCACGAGCGCGCCGCACAGGCTGCCGGCGTAGGTCAGAGCGATGGCGGGTATCAGGGCCTTGAGCGAGACGAAACCGCGGCGCCAGTAGGTGATGGCGGCCATGCCGGTGCCGAAGACCGATTGCAGCTTGTTGGTCGCGAGGGCCGCGACCGGCGGGAGGCCGGCGGAAAGCAACGCGGGCAGAGCAATCATGCCGCCGCCGCCAGCGATGGCATCGACGAAGCCGGCCAGGAGGCCGACCGCGCCCAGGGCAATGAGGGTCAGGGGTTCAAGCATAGCTACTGGCTCGGTGGCGTCTCGCTGATGCGGCGCTCGTAGATGGGGATATCGATGATCGAGGACATGAAGCCGCTCATCATCATCTGGAAGCCGCAGACGAGGGCGGTCATGGCGAGGATGATGGGGCGCATGGTGCTGCTGGGATTGAGCGGGCCGAAATCGCGCGCCGCCCATTGGCTCAGGCCCCAGACCAGGGCGACGACGCCAACCAGCATCAGCCCGACGGCAAAGACGAGGATGCGTTCGAGCGTCAGGGATTCCAGCATGCGGTCATATTCGCCGGATTTGGGAATAAACCCGTAGCGCGAGGCAAAGCGCCGGCCGATGACGGCAAAGGAGATGGACTGCAGGCCGACGATGACGCAGAGAGCGGCGACGAGGAAAGTGTGGATGTCGAGGATGACATTGCCATAGCGCGCCGGGCCCGGCAGCAGGATGGCGCCGACGACCAAGCCGACCCACAGCAGGGCGATGCCGGGATAGAGGAAGAGCCAGCGGGGCGAGAATAGCAGCAGGAAGCGCAGGTGACGCCAGCCGTCGCGGAAGGAACGGAGATGGGGCGGACGCGAGCGGCCATCCTTGGCCAGCGTGGTCGGCACCTCGCGCAGATCGAGTTGGGCCAGCGAGGCTTTCACAACCATTTCGGAGGCAAATTCCATGCCCGTGGTGCGCAGCTTGAGGCCGAGAATGGCGTCACGCGAGAAACCGCGCAGCCCGCAGTGGAAGTCGCGGATTGGGGTATTGAAGAACACACGGCCGACGGTGCTGAGCACCGGATTGCCGATATAGCGATGATGCCAGGGCATGGCGCCGGGGGCGATGCCGCCCTTGAAGCGATTGCCCATCACCAGCTCGGCGCCATCGCGCAATTGGGTGACGAAGGCGTCGAGATTGGCGAAGTCATAGCTGTCGTCGGCGTCGCCCATGATGATGTAGCGACCCTTGGCAGCATGGATGCCGCCGCCCAGGGCTGCGCCATAGCCGCGCTGTGGTATCGCCACGACGCGTGCGCCGAGGCTTTCGGCAATGGCTTGCGAGCCGTCGGTCGATCCGTTGTCGGCGATAACGACCTCGCCCACGATGCCGGTGCGCTGCAGGAAGCCCTGTGCCTTGGCGATACAGGCCGCAAGCGTTTCCGCCTCGTTGAGGCAGGGCATCAGAATGGTCAGTTCGACGTCGGCCATGCATTTCCCCCGGCCCAATGATCTGCTTGTGCCGTGATTTGGGGCATCTGACAATTGTCAGTCGCCACCACCGCCGCCACCGCCATCTCCACCGCCGCTGTCACCGCCGCCATCGAAGGCCGAGCCGCCGTCGTCATGGTCCCGAGAGCTATCTCCGGACGGACCGCCGTCGCCACCGGCGTAGCCGTCACTCCGTCGCTTACGCAGGCGGCGCCGGCGACGCCACCAATCCTGGACATGGGTCATGGCAACTAGGACTGCCATCAGGGCGACCACGCCGAACGGGGTCCACCACTGCATGGATCAGAACCCCGCGCTGCTGCCGAGCCGATCGAGCACGGAGTCGAGCTGCGCCTTGCGGTCGGGCGAGAAGCTCGCCGTGCGTGAGACGATGAGGCAGGCTTCGCTTTGCAACATGATGCCGTCTTCAAGGACGCGCAGACCGTTGGCCGCGAGGGTCGAGCCCGTGGTGGTGATGTCGACGACGATATCAGCGACGCCGGAGGCCGGAGCGGCTTCGGTGGCGCCAAGGCTTTCTACCGTGCGGTATTCGGCAATACCGGCCCTGGCGAAATGCTGGCGGGTAATGGTGATATACTTGGTCGCGATGCGCATCCAGCGGCCATGGCGGCTGCGGAAGTCGGAAGCGACGTCGGCGAGGTCATGCATATGGGTGACGTCGATCCAGGCTTCGGGCACGGCGACGACGCAATCGGCCTTGCCGAAGCCGAGCTTGCTGGCGATGGACACCGACGCCGGGCCGCTTTCGCTGGTCTCGTGGATCAGGTCGAGCCCCGTCACGCCGAGGTCGATGGTACCGCGGATCAGTTCGCGGGCGATTTCGGACGCCGGGAAGAAGCGCACGGTGATGTCGGGCATGCCTTCGATGGCGCCGAGATAGGAGCGCGCCCCGCCGGGGCGAGTGATGGTCAGGCCTTTGCTGGCAAACCAGTCGCGGGTCAGTTCTTCAAGGCGCCCCTTGGAGGGGACGGCCAGCGTGATACCGGTCATGGGGTGACCTCCGCTTCGAGACGATCGACCCAAACCGAGCAGCCGGAGGCGGCGATGGGGGCCGTGGCGCCAAGGCGTTCGAGCAGGCGATCATATTGACCGCCCGAGGCCAGGACTTCGCCGGTGGGGCCGGTCATTTCGAAGACGATGCCGGTGTAATAGTCGAGGCGCGGCGAGAAGCTGGCGTCGAAGCTGACGCGGGCTTCGCCCAGGCCATTGAGATGACGGCGGATGGTGCGGATCGGCGCGCCGAGCATCAGCCTGTGGCGCGCGGCGAGTGCCTCGATCTGCGACAGGGACTGCAAGACCGGGCCGGAAATGGCGAGGTAGTCGCGCAGCAGTTTCAGCGTTGCTGCCGGAACATGGGCGGCGTCGAGTGCCTGCTGTTCGAGGTAGCGATCGGCGATCTCGTCGGGCGTGCGGCCCTCCGAGAGGCTCAGGCCCGAGGCGACCATCTGTTCGGTGACGCTTTCAACCAGTTCGGCACGGCTCGGCTGTTGTTCGCGCGGCAGGTCGGGCGCGGCTTCAAGCCGGGTCAGCAGACGGTCGAGCGCTTCGGTATGGCCGAAGCGATTGCGAATGCGCGGGCGCCAGGCGTCGGGCATGTCGGCCTGAACCAGCAGGGCTTCGAAAAGGCCGACGCCGCCAAGACGGATATCGGGCGCCACGGAATAGATGGAGAGGGCAGCACGGGCGAAGGTCAGGACCTGATCGAGCGCGACGTCGCCGTCGGGCTGGGCCAGCAGTTCGATGCCAGCCTGGTCGAATTCGGCCGGGCCGGTCTGACGCTGGCGAAAAATCGGACCCATGTAGGAAAAGGCCGCGGGGGCACCGACGCCATCGTCAATATAGGCGGTGACGATGGGCAGGGTGAAATCGGGGCGGAGGCAATATTCCGCGCCGGTCGTATCGGTTGTCAGCAGCAGGCGCCGACCGAATTCCTCGCCGGCCAGATCGAAATAGGGATCGGCAGAAAGGAGAAGCGGCGGCGTGGCGCGGGTTGCGCCCTGGGCTTCGACCAGCGCATCGAGCTGGGTGCGGCGGAGGGCGGCGTTACTCATTGCTCGCTCAGCAGTTTGGAGACGGCAGCAACGAGGTCCTCGCGCTTGATCTCGAACTGGCCGGGACGGGCGGCCTTCCACTCGGCATTGTCGGTGATGGCCTCGGCGGCCTGCTTGCCGGCAATCAGATCCTTGATCTGCAAAATACCCTGCTCGCGCTCCTGCGAGCCCTCAATGACGACGATGGGCGAATTGCGCTTGTCGGCATAGGCGACCTGCTTGCCGAAGTTCTTGGTGTTGCCCAGGAACATTTCGGCGCGGATGCCGGCCTTGCGGAGTTCGGAAACCATGGCCTGGTAGCCAGCCATCTGTTCCTTGTCCATGACGAGGACGACGACCGGGCCAGCGGGTTCGGTGGCGCCGAGATTGCCGGTGAGTTTGAGCGCATTGGCAAGGCGCGAGACGCCGATGGAAAAGCCGGTGGCCGGAACGGGTTCGCGGCGGAAGCGGGACACGAGGCCGTCATAGCGGCCACCGCCACCGACTGAACCGAAGACCACGTCCTGGCCCTTCTCGTTCTGCACCTTGAAGGTCAGTTCGATCTCGAAGACAGGGCCGGTGTAATATTCGAGGCCGCGGACGACGGAGGGGTCGATCTTGATGCGGTCGGCGCCATAGCCTGCGGCCGTGAACAGCGCCTGCATGGCGTTGAGTTCGGCAGTGCCGGCATTGTCGACCGAATTGCCATCGACATAGTCGAGCACCACGGCGACCTGCGCGTCGGAAAGCCCTGCGCCCTTGGTGAAGTCGCCGCTCTCGTCCTTGCGGCCGGCGCCGAGCAGGAGCTTGACGCCTTCGGGACCGAACTTGTCGAGCTTGTCGATGGCGCGGAGCACGGTCAGCTTCTGCCCGTCACTGGTGACGCCAGCTGCTTCAAGTACTCCGTCAAGCACCTTGCGGTTGTTGACGCGGACGACGTATTTGCCCTCAAGGCCCAGCGCATCCATGACGTCGGCCATCATCATGCACATTTCGGCATCGGCTTCGGGGCCGCCGGCGCCGACGGTGTCGGCATCGAATTGCATGAACTGGCGGAAGCGGCCCGGACCGGGCTTTTCATTGCGGAAGACATAGCCCTGACGATAGGAGCGATAGGGCTTGGGCAAGGTCTCGAAATTGTCGGCGAAGTAGCGGGCCAGCGGCGCCGTGAGATCGTAGCGCAGGCTCATCCACTGTTCGTCATCGTCCTGCAGGGAGAAGACGCCGGCATTGGGCCGGTCGGTATCGGGCAGGAACTTTCCAAGGGTCTCGGTATATTCAAAGAGCGGGGTTTCGACGGGATCGAAGCCATAGCGCTCATAGACCGCCTTGATCTTTTCGATCATCTGGCCGACGGCGGCGATTTCGCCGGGCGTACGGTCCTCGAAGCCGCGCGGCAGACGCGGGGCGATGAGCTTGGTCTTTTCGGTCATGGAAAGGTCCTTGGAAGTCGCGCCGTTCCTAGCGGATCGGGGTGAATGAGACAACAGGCGAGCCGATGCGCCGCCTGACTTTCGTCGACGGTTCTTGCATCGCGCAGTCGTTGCCAACTGAATGGGCGGATCCCGAGACGGCTTTCGCCTCTTGAGATTTTAGTAGTGAGACGGAAGACCGTCTCGGGACGTCCGGTTTTATGCACCGCGTCGGGCGGCCGATCCATCGCTCGCAGATCAACAGGCCCAAGCGTATACCCGTGCGGATGGCTTTTCCGCACGCCCGGCCCACTCCCGCCACTGTCGCCTGCAGGCCGCCCGTGCGGGGTGGATGAGACGATTATGCGGGCGGTTTGGAAGAGGGGGACAAGTTTGTGGTTTGAGGCCGGAAAATGTCCCGGCCTCAAACCTTTACGGCCCCAGCCTACATAGCGTTGGCTGGATTGGCCAGACTTCATCGGGCTCAGGCCAGAAGATGGAGCGCGGCGCTGGCGGCAGACCCATGTCTTCCCGAAGGCGGGGCGACAAGCCCGCTGGAATGCGCGGGCGATTCCACCATGCGGAGATAACGACGCGGAGGACGGCAAAGAGGCCGTCGTGATGAACTGACCTCCGGGCGTAGAATTCAAGGCGCAGCAAGTTGCTGCCCTCGTCGAGTGCATTGAACGACATGGCTCTGTCCGGCGTTGCGCCGGCCTCTGATCGTCGAATGAGGTTAGGAGAGGAGACCGGGATTGTACCCAGCCTCCCCTGGCTTACATGCCCGGTCTCCGCAGGGGATCCGGAATGCCCGAATGGCTGGGAACATCGAGCCAATGGGCGGCTTCTGCGACCGGCGACAGGCCGACATCGGCCCGCAGGCGGGCGGGCAAGTCGGCCGGCATTTGCGGACGGTCCCACCATGCGCTGATGGCGGAGCCGAGGACCGGCAGCAGGCCACGCTGATGCACGGCATCGGCGATGGAGAATTCGAGGCGCAGAACAATGCTGCCCTCACGCAGGGATTCATAAGACATGACGGTTTCCGGGCGCGCCAAAACGCGAACCGGCCTCTGTTGAGTTGGAACGGAAGATGCGCGGAAGCGGGACGCAGAGCGGCCGGTTCAGAACATCAGGGTTTTGGAGCTAGGGTTGTCCGAGTGGCACGGGGAGTGCCGGGTGACACGATGGCGAGGCTCAAGCCTGGCGATGATGTCGATTGGCTACAACCGGGAAGGTTACGAGCATGATATTCATGTAGCGCCTCCCTTGGGTTGGCTGTTGTGGACGAGCAAGCCTTAACTCGCGATTCCGTGATCGGCAACAGAAGATGTGGCGCCGTGTCGCAGACGGCGCAAATTGTGGCGCAAAAGCAACAGTCTAGCCGGGGTCAGCGTGTTGCGTTGCTCGACGCCGTCCCGGATTATTTCGGGCGCACCAATGCGTTGCGCTCGGCTTCGACTTCGCCGCGGCAGAAACAGTCCTGCATGTGATCGTTGACCAGGCCCATGGCCTGCATGAAGGCGTAGCAGGTGGTGGGGCCGACGAAATTGAAACCGCGCTTGCGCAGGTCCTTGCTGAGGCGGACCGAGGCATCGGTCTGGGCCAGTTGGCGCAGGCTGTCCCAACTGAGATCGGTGGGGCGATGTTCGGGCCTGGTCTCGAAGCGCCAGAAATAGGCGGCGAGCGAACCAAATTCGCGCTGCAGTTCCAGCGCGCGCTTGGCATTGTTGATGGTGGCGGCGATCTTGCCGCGATGGCGGATGATGCCAGTGTCCTGCAAGAGGCGCTCGATATCAGCCTCGGTCATGGCGGCAACCTTCGGGATGTCGAAGCCGTGGAAGACCTCGCGAAACCGTTCGCGCTTGCGCAGGATGGTGATCCAGGAGAGGCCCGACTGGAAGCCTTCGAGGCAGACCTTTTCGAAGAGCCGCGTGTCATTGGTGACCGGACGGCCCCATTCGCGATCGTGATAGTGGCGATAGAGCGCGTCATCGCCAGCCCAGGGGCAGCGCGGCAGGCCATCGGCGGATTGGTTCGACTCAGTGGACATTGGGCGAGACTAGCATTGGCCCTGGCGGCATCCGACCTGATTTAGACGGCATTCACCATGCGGATTGACGGCGCGTTGGCCCTTGTCTGGCAAAGTTTGCGCAACCGGCAGGGGGCCGGACGAGTGGAGCGTGGTGTGCCATGGTGGCG is a genomic window containing:
- a CDS encoding TSUP family transporter, yielding MLEPLTLIALGAVGLLAGFVDAIAGGGGMIALPALLSAGLPPVAALATNKLQSVFGTGMAAITYWRRGFVSLKALIPAIALTYAGSLCGALVVKQIDVSVLDVVVPVALIGITLYFLFAPNLSDADKAARLPFGLFVPVMGMIIGFYDGVFGPGTGSFLTIGFVMLFGLGLTRASGNTKILNLTSNLAALTIFIPAGDVVWPAAIAMAIGQVAGGYIGARTGIRYGARIIRPLVVVVSIALAVRLLVFR
- a CDS encoding glycosyltransferase family 2 protein; translated protein: MADVELTILMPCLNEAETLAACIAKAQGFLQRTGIVGEVVIADNGSTDGSQAIAESLGARVVAIPQRGYGAALGGGIHAAKGRYIIMGDADDSYDFANLDAFVTQLRDGAELVMGNRFKGGIAPGAMPWHHRYIGNPVLSTVGRVFFNTPIRDFHCGLRGFSRDAILGLKLRTTGMEFASEMVVKASLAQLDLREVPTTLAKDGRSRPPHLRSFRDGWRHLRFLLLFSPRWLFLYPGIALLWVGLVVGAILLPGPARYGNVILDIHTFLVAALCVIVGLQSISFAVIGRRFASRYGFIPKSGEYDRMLESLTLERILVFAVGLMLVGVVALVWGLSQWAARDFGPLNPSSTMRPIILAMTALVCGFQMMMSGFMSSIIDIPIYERRISETPPSQ
- the hisG gene encoding ATP phosphoribosyltransferase, whose amino-acid sequence is MTGITLAVPSKGRLEELTRDWFASKGLTITRPGGARSYLGAIEGMPDITVRFFPASEIARELIRGTIDLGVTGLDLIHETSESGPASVSIASKLGFGKADCVVAVPEAWIDVTHMHDLADVASDFRSRHGRWMRIATKYITITRQHFARAGIAEYRTVESLGATEAAPASGVADIVVDITTTGSTLAANGLRVLEDGIMLQSEACLIVSRTASFSPDRKAQLDSVLDRLGSSAGF
- a CDS encoding ATP phosphoribosyltransferase regulatory subunit → MSNAALRRTQLDALVEAQGATRATPPLLLSADPYFDLAGEEFGRRLLLTTDTTGAEYCLRPDFTLPIVTAYIDDGVGAPAAFSYMGPIFRQRQTGPAEFDQAGIELLAQPDGDVALDQVLTFARAALSIYSVAPDIRLGGVGLFEALLVQADMPDAWRPRIRNRFGHTEALDRLLTRLEAAPDLPREQQPSRAELVESVTEQMVASGLSLSEGRTPDEIADRYLEQQALDAAHVPAATLKLLRDYLAISGPVLQSLSQIEALAARHRLMLGAPIRTIRRHLNGLGEARVSFDASFSPRLDYYTGIVFEMTGPTGEVLASGGQYDRLLERLGATAPIAASGCSVWVDRLEAEVTP
- the hisS gene encoding histidine--tRNA ligase is translated as MTEKTKLIAPRLPRGFEDRTPGEIAAVGQMIEKIKAVYERYGFDPVETPLFEYTETLGKFLPDTDRPNAGVFSLQDDDEQWMSLRYDLTAPLARYFADNFETLPKPYRSYRQGYVFRNEKPGPGRFRQFMQFDADTVGAGGPEADAEMCMMMADVMDALGLEGKYVVRVNNRKVLDGVLEAAGVTSDGQKLTVLRAIDKLDKFGPEGVKLLLGAGRKDESGDFTKGAGLSDAQVAVVLDYVDGNSVDNAGTAELNAMQALFTAAGYGADRIKIDPSVVRGLEYYTGPVFEIELTFKVQNEKGQDVVFGSVGGGGRYDGLVSRFRREPVPATGFSIGVSRLANALKLTGNLGATEPAGPVVVLVMDKEQMAGYQAMVSELRKAGIRAEMFLGNTKNFGKQVAYADKRNSPIVVIEGSQEREQGILQIKDLIAGKQAAEAITDNAEWKAARPGQFEIKREDLVAAVSKLLSEQ
- a CDS encoding DNA-3-methyladenine glycosylase I, with protein sequence MSTESNQSADGLPRCPWAGDDALYRHYHDREWGRPVTNDTRLFEKVCLEGFQSGLSWITILRKRERFREVFHGFDIPKVAAMTEADIERLLQDTGIIRHRGKIAATINNAKRALELQREFGSLAAYFWRFETRPEHRPTDLSWDSLRQLAQTDASVRLSKDLRKRGFNFVGPTTCYAFMQAMGLVNDHMQDCFCRGEVEAERNALVRPK